One part of the Sphingopyxis sp. PAMC25046 genome encodes these proteins:
- a CDS encoding low molecular weight protein-tyrosine-phosphatase — protein sequence MREDGEIAKPAILFLCLGNICRSPLAEGAARAAFARAGIDVTLDSAGTGDWHVGYAPDDRAQAEARRRGIDISALRARQLSPDDFYGFDLILAADETNLRDARAIRPADATADLRLMLDLLPGRKGQGVTDPYYGKDDGFAATWDDVDAIASALVAEFSPKG from the coding sequence ATGCGTGAAGATGGTGAAATTGCGAAACCCGCGATCCTTTTCCTCTGCCTCGGCAACATTTGCCGCTCGCCACTCGCCGAAGGCGCAGCACGCGCCGCCTTCGCGCGCGCCGGCATCGACGTCACGCTCGATTCGGCAGGCACCGGCGACTGGCACGTCGGCTATGCCCCCGACGACCGCGCGCAGGCCGAGGCTCGCCGTCGCGGCATCGACATTTCGGCGCTGCGCGCGCGGCAACTATCGCCCGACGATTTTTACGGTTTCGATCTGATCCTCGCCGCCGACGAAACGAACCTGCGCGACGCGCGGGCGATCCGTCCGGCCGATGCGACGGCCGACCTCAGGCTGATGCTCGACCTCCTCCCCGGCCGCAAAGGGCAGGGCGTGACCGACCCCTATTATGGCAAGGATGACGGCTTTGCGGCGACATGGGACGACGTCGATGCGATCGCGTCGGCGCTCGTCGCCGAATTTTCGCCCAAGGGGTAG
- a CDS encoding Bax inhibitor-1/YccA family protein, protein MANWNDPNMAASGFGAGANAMDQAVDAGLRSYMLSVYNYMGSGVLLTGIVAMLAFNSGFTASMIGSPLMWVVMLAPLAFVLVLSFGINKLSTGAAQALFWVYAAVMGLSMSTIFLAFTATSIATTFFATAAAFLGLSLYGYTTKKDLSGFGTFLIMGVVGILVAMVINMFVQSSALSLAISVIGVLLFAGLTAYDTQKIKSMYFYVRGTDFVGKSVVMGALTLYLDFVNMFTFLLNLLGSRE, encoded by the coding sequence ATGGCGAATTGGAACGACCCCAATATGGCGGCTTCCGGTTTCGGCGCCGGCGCGAACGCAATGGACCAGGCCGTCGATGCCGGTCTGCGGTCGTACATGCTGTCGGTTTACAATTATATGGGCTCGGGCGTGCTGCTGACCGGCATCGTCGCGATGCTGGCGTTCAACTCGGGCTTTACCGCCTCGATGATCGGCAGCCCGCTGATGTGGGTGGTGATGCTCGCGCCGCTGGCCTTCGTGCTGGTGCTGAGCTTCGGCATCAACAAGCTTTCGACCGGCGCCGCACAGGCGCTGTTCTGGGTCTATGCCGCTGTGATGGGCCTGTCGATGTCGACGATCTTTCTGGCCTTTACCGCAACGTCGATCGCGACAACCTTCTTCGCGACCGCCGCGGCCTTCCTTGGCCTCAGCCTCTATGGCTACACGACCAAGAAGGATCTGTCGGGCTTCGGCACCTTCCTGATCATGGGCGTCGTCGGCATCCTCGTCGCGATGGTCATCAACATGTTCGTGCAGTCGAGTGCGCTCAGCCTTGCGATCAGCGTCATCGGCGTGCTGCTCTTCGCGGGTCTCACCGCCTATGATACGCAGAAGATCAAGAGCATGTACTTCTATGTCCGCGGGACCGACTTTGTCGGCAAGTCGGTGGTCATGGGCGCGCTGACGCTCTATCTCGACTTCGTCAACATGTTCACCTTCCTGCTCAACCTGCTCGGCAGCCGCGAATAA
- a CDS encoding BlaI/MecI/CopY family transcriptional regulator, with translation MLSSLPPREREIVDILYERGASTVTEIGDALADPLSGSAIRAMLKRLETKGFVAREASERGFVYAPSVSDKTARKSALSQVVRVFFNGSATSAAAALLGMQDEMTGDELDELEKMIAKAREGRG, from the coding sequence ATGCTGTCCAGTCTGCCCCCACGCGAACGCGAAATCGTCGACATATTGTACGAGCGCGGCGCATCCACGGTCACCGAGATCGGCGACGCGCTCGCCGACCCGTTGTCGGGTTCGGCGATCCGCGCGATGCTGAAGCGGCTTGAGACCAAAGGCTTTGTCGCGCGCGAAGCGTCGGAGCGCGGCTTTGTCTATGCGCCGAGCGTGTCGGACAAGACCGCGCGCAAGTCGGCGCTGAGCCAGGTCGTGCGGGTCTTCTTCAACGGATCGGCGACGAGCGCCGCGGCAGCGCTGCTCGGCATGCAGGACGAGATGACCGGCGACGAGCTCGACGAGCTCGAAAAAATGATTGCCAAGGCACGCGAAGGGAGAGGGTGA
- the thpR gene encoding RNA 2',3'-cyclic phosphodiesterase → MSSHRLFVALRPPRPIREMLISAMHGVSGARWQSDDQLHLTLRFIGEVDRHRAEDVAAALGAIYAPAVTVRIAGVDLFQRQGRPHMLWAGVEPHEPLGALHRKVDQLLTRVGIAPETRAFVPHITLARLNRGSGAVEPFLALNSDLASPSFEFGHVTLYESEMGHGGARYHPVVRYPLGENSATSADAIASTSSHVAAKPSSLP, encoded by the coding sequence ATGTCCTCGCACCGCCTGTTCGTCGCGCTGCGCCCGCCGCGTCCGATCCGCGAAATGCTGATTTCCGCGATGCACGGCGTTTCGGGCGCGCGCTGGCAAAGCGACGACCAGCTTCACCTGACCCTGCGCTTCATCGGCGAGGTCGACCGCCATCGGGCGGAGGATGTCGCGGCGGCGCTCGGCGCGATTTACGCGCCCGCCGTCACGGTGCGGATCGCTGGCGTCGACCTGTTCCAACGGCAGGGGCGCCCGCATATGCTGTGGGCGGGAGTCGAGCCGCACGAACCGCTTGGCGCGCTGCACCGCAAGGTCGATCAGTTGCTCACGCGCGTCGGGATCGCACCCGAAACGCGCGCCTTCGTGCCGCATATAACGCTGGCGCGGCTGAACCGGGGGTCGGGAGCAGTCGAGCCCTTCCTTGCGCTGAACAGCGATCTTGCGAGCCCATCGTTCGAATTCGGCCATGTCACGCTGTACGAAAGCGAGATGGGACATGGCGGCGCGCGCTATCATCCGGTGGTGCGCTACCCCTTGGGCGAAAATTCGGCGACGAGCGCCGACGCGATCGCATCGACGTCGTCCCATGTCGCCGCAAAGCCGTCATCCTTGCCATAA